The following coding sequences are from one Lipingzhangella halophila window:
- a CDS encoding phosphoadenylyl-sulfate reductase yields the protein MNVTLDTLDGDAIAKRAAAELEDASPQEIIQWAAETFGDRLCMTSSMADALMVDLVSKVRPGIDVIFLDTGYHFAETIGTRDAVAQIYDINLINVLPQRSVAEQDRDLGPRLHGRNPEICCHLRKVEPLQRALEPYDAWITGVRRDEALTRRGVGVVQWDRRKRMVKVNPIARWSREDVDTYMEENGVLVNPLQYDGYPSIGCAPCTQAVDPGDDPRSGRWAGSAKTECGIHL from the coding sequence ATGAACGTCACGCTCGACACACTCGACGGTGATGCCATCGCGAAGCGAGCGGCCGCCGAACTGGAGGACGCGAGCCCGCAGGAGATCATCCAGTGGGCCGCTGAAACGTTCGGCGATCGGCTCTGCATGACCTCCTCGATGGCCGACGCGCTCATGGTCGACCTGGTCTCGAAGGTGCGACCGGGCATCGACGTGATCTTCCTGGACACCGGGTACCACTTCGCCGAGACGATCGGCACCCGCGACGCGGTCGCCCAGATCTACGACATCAACCTGATCAATGTCCTGCCGCAGCGCAGCGTGGCCGAGCAGGACCGCGACCTCGGGCCGCGGCTGCACGGCCGCAACCCGGAGATCTGCTGCCATCTGCGCAAGGTCGAGCCGCTGCAGCGCGCCCTGGAGCCCTACGACGCCTGGATCACCGGGGTCCGGCGCGACGAGGCGCTGACCCGGCGCGGCGTCGGCGTGGTGCAGTGGGACCGCCGCAAGCGGATGGTCAAGGTCAACCCGATCGCGCGGTGGAGCCGCGAGGACGTCGACACCTACATGGAGGAGAACGGCGTCCTGGTGAACCCGCTGCAGTACGACGGCTACCCCTCCATCGGCTGCGCCCCGTGCACCCAGGCCGTGGACCCCGGCGACGACCCGCGCAGCGGGCGCTGGGCCGGCTCCGCCAAGACCGAGTGCGGGATCCACCTGTGA
- a CDS encoding HNH endonuclease family protein has translation MTRSIPPGPPGSDRRRVAGLLSSALAVLATIAVVSAINGGNLLRDAARDLTGLGEEPFAGDEGPATRADVGEARTRLAAIDITDPGSQHGDYDRDAFGADWADTTGNGCPTRHEILARDLDAVETAHDCTVRSGVLEDPYTGDRVRFTASDPQAVQIDHVVPLALAWRMGAAEWDRERRVRFANDPRNLLATHGAANMDKGDSGPGDWQPYEGYQCSYSVSYIDATHHYDLPLTPRDHDGLARMLESCT, from the coding sequence ATGACACGTTCCATCCCTCCGGGCCCGCCCGGATCCGACCGCCGCCGTGTTGCCGGGCTGTTGTCGTCAGCGCTCGCGGTTCTCGCGACCATCGCCGTTGTCTCCGCTATCAACGGCGGCAACCTCCTCCGCGACGCCGCCCGCGACCTCACCGGCCTCGGCGAGGAACCGTTCGCCGGCGACGAGGGCCCGGCCACCAGGGCCGACGTCGGCGAAGCGCGCACACGCCTCGCAGCCATCGACATCACCGATCCCGGCTCCCAGCACGGCGACTACGACCGCGACGCGTTCGGTGCGGACTGGGCCGACACCACCGGCAACGGATGCCCCACCCGACACGAGATCCTGGCCCGCGATCTGGACGCGGTCGAGACGGCGCACGACTGCACGGTGCGCAGCGGGGTACTCGAGGATCCCTATACCGGCGACCGCGTCCGCTTCACCGCCAGCGACCCCCAGGCGGTGCAGATCGACCACGTGGTACCGCTGGCGCTCGCGTGGCGCATGGGCGCCGCCGAATGGGACCGCGAGCGGCGGGTCCGGTTCGCCAACGACCCCCGGAACCTGCTGGCGACCCACGGCGCGGCCAACATGGACAAGGGCGACTCCGGTCCGGGCGACTGGCAACCGTACGAGGGGTACCAGTGCTCGTACTCCGTCAGCTACATCGACGCCACCCACCACTACGACCTGCCCCTGACCCCCCGCGACCACGACGGGCTCGCGCGGATGCTGGAGAGCTGCACATGA
- a CDS encoding C2 family cysteine protease — translation MAAVVTITPIGDSVASMINRGICSVQGDTDCDSAEVSDASDSSDSDPSDEERPIGFGKPVNDEEWGDRETTPLEDPPPLTDEEIEAGQDAAEDLRDALEYDGAAWYNPGSWFGPDSPADIINELTPGEIRAALDELDDDEIRELLEDEGAVDALLVRADLHLLNELNELAPDSVEPNISDVRTSDGDMPNNPAVDYGYVDHDLFGDDGPVVENIFQGSIADCWWMASMGALAHENPEVIEDMIEENANGTFTVTFPDGENVTVTPFFPEQQNGHVPELENGDIAYAQPAGNAMWPMVLEKAMAERAGGYNELVGGNPGTGMEDLTGADSEFHDGGDVSQSDLESWLDEDQSVTLLTPSEDDAEGALYDDGTLVPWHSYVVQSMDDSGNVTLYNPHGPGREVTIHVDQLDQVNEVQNVDPE, via the coding sequence GTGGCTGCGGTTGTCACCATCACCCCCATCGGTGACTCGGTCGCCTCGATGATCAACCGGGGGATATGTTCCGTCCAAGGTGATACGGACTGCGATTCGGCCGAAGTATCGGATGCGAGTGACTCTTCGGACTCCGACCCCTCCGATGAGGAACGCCCTATCGGGTTCGGGAAACCCGTCAATGACGAGGAATGGGGCGATCGGGAGACCACCCCGCTCGAGGACCCGCCTCCCCTCACCGACGAGGAGATCGAGGCGGGCCAGGACGCGGCCGAGGACCTTCGCGACGCGCTGGAGTACGACGGCGCGGCCTGGTACAACCCGGGTTCCTGGTTCGGGCCCGACTCCCCGGCCGACATCATCAACGAGCTGACCCCCGGCGAGATCCGCGCGGCGCTCGACGAGCTCGATGACGACGAGATCCGGGAGCTCCTCGAGGATGAAGGAGCCGTTGACGCCCTGTTGGTGCGCGCGGATCTTCATCTGCTCAACGAGCTCAACGAGCTCGCCCCCGACTCCGTCGAGCCGAACATCTCCGATGTCCGAACGTCGGACGGCGACATGCCGAACAACCCCGCGGTCGACTACGGCTACGTCGACCACGACCTCTTCGGAGACGACGGCCCGGTCGTGGAGAACATCTTCCAGGGATCGATCGCGGACTGCTGGTGGATGGCGAGCATGGGTGCCCTCGCCCATGAGAACCCCGAGGTCATCGAGGACATGATCGAGGAGAACGCCAACGGGACGTTCACTGTCACCTTCCCCGATGGTGAGAATGTCACCGTGACCCCCTTCTTCCCGGAACAGCAGAATGGCCATGTCCCCGAGCTGGAGAACGGCGACATCGCCTACGCCCAACCCGCGGGCAACGCGATGTGGCCCATGGTCCTGGAAAAGGCCATGGCCGAGAGGGCGGGCGGGTACAACGAGCTCGTCGGCGGGAACCCGGGAACCGGTATGGAGGACCTCACCGGGGCCGACTCCGAGTTTCACGACGGTGGGGACGTCAGCCAGTCCGACCTGGAGTCGTGGCTGGACGAAGACCAGTCCGTCACCCTGCTCACTCCGAGCGAGGACGATGCTGAGGGAGCCCTTTACGACGACGGCACCCTCGTCCCCTGGCATTCCTATGTTGTCCAGAGCATGGACGACAGCGGAAACGTGACCTTGTACAACCCGCACGGCCCCGGTAGGGAAGTGACCATCCACGTGGACCAGCTCGACCAGGTGAACGAGGTCCAGAATGTCGACCCCGAATGA
- a CDS encoding sirohydrochlorin chelatase, whose protein sequence is MSAGGEGPDGGAPLIAVAHGSQDERSSRAVERLFERVRRLRPELDVRVAYLDHVEPGAEEAITGLAAEGAGEVVVLPTLLTAAYHSKVDLPEVLGQVRESCPWLRVRYGGTLGPHPLLLDAVERRLAEAGLASDPGTALVLACAGSSDAGANATIGELASQLAVRGPWAEVVPAFASAASPTPGEAVARLRGSGAERVAVASYLLAPGFFADRVSDQAFAEGAVAVSPALADAPEIARLVLARYDEALSADPSVVPSGGGAHRG, encoded by the coding sequence GTGAGTGCGGGCGGAGAGGGACCCGACGGTGGTGCTCCGCTGATCGCGGTCGCGCACGGCAGCCAGGACGAGCGCTCGTCGCGGGCGGTCGAGCGGCTCTTCGAGCGGGTGCGGCGGCTGCGTCCGGAGCTGGACGTGCGGGTGGCCTACCTGGACCACGTGGAGCCCGGTGCCGAGGAGGCCATCACCGGCCTCGCCGCCGAAGGCGCCGGCGAGGTCGTGGTGCTGCCGACGCTGCTGACCGCGGCGTACCACAGCAAGGTGGACCTTCCGGAGGTGCTGGGGCAGGTGCGCGAGTCCTGCCCGTGGCTGCGGGTGCGGTACGGCGGCACCCTGGGCCCGCACCCGCTGCTGCTCGACGCGGTGGAGCGCCGGCTCGCCGAGGCCGGCCTGGCGTCCGACCCCGGTACCGCGCTGGTGCTGGCCTGCGCCGGTTCCAGTGACGCCGGGGCCAATGCCACGATCGGCGAGCTGGCGAGCCAGCTCGCCGTCCGGGGGCCCTGGGCCGAGGTGGTGCCGGCGTTCGCGTCCGCTGCCTCCCCCACTCCCGGTGAGGCGGTGGCCCGGCTGCGCGGGTCCGGTGCCGAGCGGGTCGCCGTGGCGAGCTATCTCCTGGCGCCGGGTTTCTTCGCCGACCGGGTGTCCGACCAGGCGTTCGCCGAGGGCGCGGTCGCGGTCTCCCCCGCTCTGGCCGACGCACCCGAGATCGCCCGGCTGGTGCTCGCCCGCTACGACGAGGCCCTGTCCGCGGATCCGTCAGTGGTGCCGTCCGGCGGCGGGGCGCACCGCGGGTGA
- a CDS encoding nitrite/sulfite reductase, translated as MPPTSATGAKSSRPRRGEGQWALGYREPLNKNEENKKNDDGLNVRQRIIDIYSKAGFDSIDPADLRGRFRWYGLYTQRAPGIDGGKTAVLEPEELDDRYFMLRVRIDGGQLSAAQLRTIGEISTTYARDTADITDRQNVQLHWIRIEDVPAIWEKLEAVGLSSTEACGDTPRVILGCPLAGVAEDEIIDATPQIQQVQDDHIGSQLFSNLPRKYKTSISGCSAYCTNHEINDVAFVGVRGHDGTAGYDLHVGGGLSTNPMFAQRLGAFVRPDQLSEVWAGVTSVFRDYGYRRLRHRARIKFLIKDWGPEKFREVLEKEYLGYALPDGPAPELTPGQRRDHIGVHRQRDGRNYVGFAARVGRTPGTQLSRLADIAEAHGSDRIRTTADQKLVILDITDERVGSITAALEAEDLQVRPSTFRRQTMACTGIEFCKLGIVETKDRGAALIDDLEQRLPDFPEPVTINLNGCPNSCARIQVADIGLKGQLVTDENGEQVEGYQVHLGGAMGLNAAFGRKVRGLKTTSKDLPDYIERVLRRYLEQKDDGEAFATWAARADDNDLK; from the coding sequence ATGCCTCCTACCTCCGCCACCGGCGCCAAGTCGTCCCGCCCCCGCAGGGGCGAGGGCCAGTGGGCGCTCGGCTACCGCGAACCGCTCAACAAGAACGAAGAGAACAAGAAGAACGACGACGGGCTGAACGTCCGGCAGCGCATCATCGACATCTACTCCAAGGCGGGATTCGACTCGATCGACCCCGCCGACCTCCGGGGGCGTTTCCGCTGGTACGGGCTCTACACCCAGCGGGCCCCGGGCATCGACGGCGGGAAGACGGCCGTTCTGGAGCCCGAGGAGCTCGACGACCGCTACTTCATGCTGCGCGTCCGGATCGACGGCGGGCAGTTGAGCGCGGCGCAGCTTCGCACGATCGGCGAGATCTCCACGACCTACGCCCGCGACACCGCCGACATCACCGACCGCCAGAACGTGCAGCTGCACTGGATCCGCATCGAGGACGTGCCCGCGATCTGGGAGAAGCTGGAGGCCGTCGGGCTGTCCAGCACCGAGGCCTGCGGTGACACCCCGCGGGTGATCCTGGGCTGCCCGCTGGCCGGGGTCGCCGAAGACGAGATCATCGACGCTACACCGCAGATCCAGCAGGTACAGGACGACCACATCGGCAGCCAGCTCTTCTCCAACCTGCCGCGCAAGTACAAGACCTCCATCTCCGGTTGCTCCGCCTACTGCACGAACCACGAGATCAACGACGTGGCGTTCGTCGGTGTGCGGGGGCACGACGGCACTGCCGGCTACGACCTGCACGTCGGGGGCGGTCTGTCGACCAATCCCATGTTCGCCCAGCGGTTGGGCGCGTTCGTGCGTCCCGACCAGCTCAGCGAGGTCTGGGCGGGGGTCACGTCGGTCTTCCGCGACTACGGCTACCGCCGGCTCCGGCACCGCGCCCGCATCAAGTTCCTGATCAAGGACTGGGGACCGGAGAAGTTCCGCGAGGTGCTGGAGAAGGAGTACCTCGGCTACGCGCTGCCCGACGGCCCGGCGCCGGAGCTGACCCCGGGACAGCGCAGGGACCACATCGGCGTGCACCGCCAGCGCGACGGCCGCAACTACGTCGGCTTCGCCGCGCGGGTGGGCCGGACCCCGGGGACGCAGCTCTCCCGGCTCGCCGACATCGCCGAGGCGCACGGCTCCGACCGGATTCGCACGACGGCCGACCAGAAGCTCGTCATCCTCGACATCACCGACGAGCGGGTCGGCTCGATCACCGCTGCGCTTGAGGCCGAGGACCTGCAGGTGCGTCCGAGCACGTTCCGCCGGCAGACCATGGCGTGCACCGGGATCGAGTTCTGCAAGCTGGGCATCGTCGAGACGAAGGACCGCGGGGCGGCACTGATCGACGATCTGGAACAGCGGCTGCCCGACTTCCCCGAGCCCGTCACCATCAACCTGAACGGCTGCCCGAACTCCTGCGCCCGGATCCAGGTCGCCGACATCGGGTTGAAGGGCCAGTTGGTCACGGACGAGAACGGCGAGCAGGTCGAGGGCTACCAGGTGCACCTGGGTGGCGCCATGGGACTGAACGCCGCGTTCGGCCGCAAGGTACGCGGGCTCAAGACCACCTCCAAGGATCTTCCCGACTACATCGAGCGCGTCCTCCGCCGCTACCTGGAGCAGAAGGACGACGGCGAGGCGTTCGCCACCTGGGCGGCGCGCGCCGACGACAACGATCTCAAGTGA
- a CDS encoding Uma2 family endonuclease: protein MSGLPPHTELIDGSLVFVSPQEKWHSRVINLILRELDRQAPAHLRADREMAVRIAKRQVPEPDVVVVDAAAYERPEPSTYYLPADVRLVAEAGSPESEDRDRDTKPRKYATAGITHYWRVENTDGRAVVYGYELAPASAAYVPTGIHHDRLRVSAPYTVDIDLTAIGRRPA, encoded by the coding sequence ATGTCCGGGCTTCCGCCGCACACCGAATTGATCGACGGGAGCCTCGTCTTCGTGAGCCCGCAGGAGAAGTGGCACAGCCGGGTGATCAACCTGATCCTGCGGGAACTCGACCGGCAGGCCCCCGCGCACCTGCGCGCCGACCGGGAGATGGCGGTGCGTATCGCCAAGCGGCAGGTCCCCGAGCCGGACGTGGTCGTGGTCGACGCGGCCGCCTACGAGCGGCCCGAACCCAGCACCTACTACCTTCCAGCGGACGTGCGCCTGGTTGCGGAGGCCGGCTCCCCCGAGTCCGAGGACCGTGACCGGGACACCAAGCCCCGCAAGTACGCGACGGCGGGGATCACGCACTACTGGCGCGTGGAGAACACCGACGGTCGGGCGGTGGTCTACGGCTACGAGCTGGCCCCGGCATCCGCCGCATATGTGCCCACCGGTATCCACCACGACCGGCTGCGAGTCAGCGCGCCGTACACGGTCGACATCGATCTCACCGCCATCGGGCGCCGGCCCGCGTAG
- a CDS encoding outer membrane protein assembly factor BamB family protein, whose amino-acid sequence MYAPPPKRVLFFSGVALAGVVTLTWNVAALGKQANVAAIGTFAAIVAIAATAALGMFSVSPDVIRRRFAHDGAVPTKWVVTTAVVVAVTSLPSWILVGEARLVGGAETLVSFTAYGLSIGGLLTVIALGALSVFLRSVGRRPLGAGSILSGLGGLGTGACAVGLVFAWTVTTTPVDATTTGRSEQPAPVPDEVRTIGWQWDAPDGSLVRHASPAGHGAVVRTDDGVYALDTATGEERWHYRRQGEETVNLRVSPDGEAALVTFLATDHTGGDTLRVVALDAHTGNVRSDHEYAGVRGAPTMESTMRMTRHSYVDIEFEDERGEDGESTEVGTLTAYDLDTGKQSWTYPPPENCHPTHDALVDEIVLTMQCGEEFGHEENIDSVDTASVIVVLGLSAKNGKEIWRHEERVTSSGVKTYTATDGSLHALEWEWGSRVSSAQNIILGAGGEVLSRDAPSFHGYPYLEYAAFTFTAEGYLRYQSSGEAALAWESFDGNPRKTPIPDSGRQIPETVTPLADMLLSVYEIRKATPVAVWATPWDGDDADSTKIPLDFDRPDSELSNGEFPYNGFGPAIFPAPDAAVAAMYGSPTVYGLQ is encoded by the coding sequence ATGTACGCTCCCCCCCCCAAACGTGTCCTGTTCTTTTCCGGTGTCGCGTTGGCCGGTGTCGTGACGCTGACCTGGAACGTGGCTGCCCTCGGGAAGCAGGCGAACGTGGCGGCGATCGGCACGTTCGCCGCCATCGTCGCCATCGCCGCCACCGCCGCACTCGGGATGTTCTCTGTCAGTCCCGACGTGATACGCCGCCGGTTCGCCCACGATGGAGCGGTCCCCACGAAATGGGTGGTGACAACCGCGGTCGTCGTAGCCGTCACCTCGCTTCCGTCCTGGATCCTGGTCGGTGAGGCACGTCTCGTGGGCGGCGCCGAGACCCTGGTCTCCTTCACGGCATACGGCCTCTCCATTGGCGGCCTGTTAACCGTAATCGCGCTGGGAGCGCTGAGCGTGTTCCTACGCTCGGTTGGCCGGCGCCCACTCGGTGCCGGCTCCATCCTCAGCGGGCTGGGCGGGCTTGGCACCGGGGCGTGCGCGGTGGGCTTGGTGTTCGCGTGGACCGTAACGACGACGCCGGTGGACGCCACCACCACCGGCCGCTCAGAACAGCCCGCCCCGGTACCCGACGAGGTGCGCACGATCGGCTGGCAGTGGGACGCCCCGGACGGAAGCCTCGTGCGCCACGCCAGTCCCGCCGGTCATGGCGCCGTAGTGCGCACCGACGATGGTGTCTACGCGCTCGATACCGCCACGGGCGAGGAACGCTGGCACTACCGGCGCCAGGGCGAGGAAACCGTCAACCTCCGGGTCTCCCCAGACGGGGAAGCGGCACTGGTGACGTTCCTCGCCACCGACCACACCGGCGGCGACACCCTGCGCGTCGTCGCCCTCGACGCCCACACCGGCAACGTCCGCTCCGACCACGAGTACGCCGGGGTGAGAGGGGCGCCCACCATGGAATCCACTATGCGGATGACCCGGCACTCCTACGTCGACATCGAATTCGAAGACGAACGAGGGGAAGACGGCGAATCCACGGAGGTCGGAACGCTCACCGCCTACGACCTGGACACGGGAAAACAGTCCTGGACGTACCCGCCTCCCGAGAACTGCCACCCCACCCACGACGCTCTTGTCGACGAGATCGTGCTGACCATGCAATGCGGCGAAGAATTCGGGCACGAAGAAAATATAGACTCGGTTGACACCGCGTCCGTCATCGTCGTACTCGGCCTCTCGGCGAAGAACGGGAAAGAAATATGGCGCCATGAGGAGCGGGTGACATCCAGTGGAGTGAAAACCTACACCGCGACCGACGGCAGCCTCCACGCGCTCGAATGGGAATGGGGGTCCCGCGTATCGAGCGCACAGAACATCATCCTGGGTGCGGGCGGAGAAGTACTATCCCGCGACGCCCCTTCATTCCACGGATACCCTTACCTCGAGTATGCGGCGTTCACCTTCACCGCGGAAGGCTACCTGCGGTACCAGAGTTCGGGTGAGGCCGCCCTCGCGTGGGAATCGTTCGACGGGAATCCTCGTAAAACGCCGATACCCGACTCCGGCCGCCAGATCCCCGAAACGGTCACACCCTTGGCGGACATGCTGCTCTCGGTCTACGAAATACGCAAGGCGACCCCTGTCGCCGTGTGGGCCACTCCCTGGGACGGTGACGACGCCGACTCCACTAAAATTCCACTGGACTTCGATCGCCCTGATAGTGAGCTCTCTAATGGCGAGTTCCCTTATAATGGTTTCGGGCCCGCAATCTTCCCCGCTCCCGACGCGGCCGTTGCCGCTATGTACGGCTCCCCAACCGTCTACGGTCTGCAATAG
- a CDS encoding SGNH/GDSL hydrolase family protein: MSRRRLLLVLTVPLLAAALVAATSGYLTFVRAPANNPDEFLSNGPRPQTDTVVVAAGSSSTHASASGDYVRMLRESLGDQGYEFVNAGSNGATSTDVLDSLDEIVEIDPDVVTILIGGNDVRDFGGAAGVGKYRKNMTRILDRLDAETSAEVALISPQPSGEDPENPNNRALAQYIDVLTDLADTRDATYIPLNEELADLIAAEGRPPRPDGFSFGAAYASGFRHHILRQSWDEIAEDNGYAVYTDGLHLSDTGARTAADLVADWLSERER, from the coding sequence ATGTCCCGGAGACGCCTGCTGCTCGTGTTGACCGTTCCGCTACTGGCTGCCGCTCTGGTGGCGGCGACGAGCGGGTACCTCACCTTCGTGCGCGCGCCGGCCAACAACCCCGACGAGTTCCTGAGCAACGGACCGCGTCCGCAGACCGACACGGTGGTGGTCGCCGCGGGCAGCAGCTCCACGCACGCCAGCGCGAGCGGCGACTACGTCCGGATGCTGCGCGAGAGCCTCGGTGACCAGGGCTACGAGTTCGTCAACGCCGGCTCCAACGGCGCCACCAGCACCGACGTTCTCGACAGCCTGGATGAGATCGTCGAGATCGACCCCGACGTGGTGACGATCCTGATCGGCGGGAACGACGTCCGCGACTTCGGCGGGGCAGCGGGAGTCGGCAAGTACCGGAAGAACATGACACGGATCCTCGACCGGCTGGATGCCGAGACGAGTGCCGAGGTAGCGCTGATCTCCCCGCAACCGAGCGGTGAGGACCCCGAGAACCCGAACAACCGGGCGCTGGCCCAGTACATCGATGTCCTGACCGATCTCGCGGACACGCGTGACGCCACCTACATCCCGCTCAACGAGGAACTGGCCGACCTCATCGCGGCGGAGGGGCGCCCACCCCGGCCGGACGGGTTCTCGTTCGGCGCGGCCTACGCCTCCGGCTTCCGGCACCACATCCTCCGGCAGAGCTGGGACGAGATCGCCGAGGACAACGGTTACGCGGTCTACACCGACGGCCTGCACCTCAGCGACACCGGAGCGCGGACCGCGGCGGACCTCGTCGCGGACTGGCTGAGTGAACGGGAGCGGTGA
- a CDS encoding YihY/virulence factor BrkB family protein: MKRVSEKPRRAVRVWLERHRRIGALVLLVGRTAYETVQIRVVGLAAEAAFFSLLSLPALLLGLLGALGHLAPLVGVVTVEETRAWIIDTAALTLTAETVDSVVVPLIDDFLRGAQGSVLSITFLVSLWSGSRAMNVFIDAITIGYRLDGLRGWIWQRVLAFIAYVGGLLFALLVLPILVAGPELVHKFLPSTIGYLHLAYWPTVGGLSAVAVALLYTLSVPVHTPPWRHLPGALLATVILMVGSVLLRLYLSASLGQVTIYGSLAAPIAILVWFWVVGLAVLIGSALNAEIDSMWPTERTAAARAELAARSHAHTSRLVQRREQALRDVSGEEQPSGGEEASEPEVPEQEAPEQEAPAAGAGEGSSGRDTADRTRDTARPVPRQASETCASPGPAPPGEAPDAAAAEPASRRPDGGAPEDVDGESAAGPHAVTSGGADRRKNSAPENEERE; encoded by the coding sequence GTGAAGCGCGTGAGCGAAAAGCCCCGGCGCGCGGTTCGGGTATGGCTGGAGCGGCATCGGAGGATCGGCGCTCTTGTGCTGCTCGTGGGACGCACGGCCTACGAGACCGTGCAGATCCGGGTGGTCGGTCTGGCCGCCGAGGCGGCGTTCTTCTCCCTGTTGTCCCTGCCGGCTCTGCTCCTGGGCCTCCTTGGTGCGCTCGGCCACCTGGCACCGCTCGTCGGTGTGGTCACGGTCGAGGAGACCCGCGCCTGGATCATCGACACCGCCGCCCTCACGCTGACCGCCGAAACCGTCGACAGCGTGGTCGTGCCCCTCATCGACGACTTCCTGCGCGGGGCGCAGGGCAGCGTCCTGTCCATCACGTTCCTGGTGTCCCTGTGGTCCGGATCGCGGGCCATGAACGTGTTCATCGACGCCATAACCATCGGCTACCGCCTCGACGGGCTACGCGGATGGATCTGGCAGCGCGTGCTCGCGTTCATCGCCTACGTCGGCGGCCTGCTGTTCGCGCTCCTTGTGCTCCCCATCCTCGTCGCCGGGCCGGAGCTGGTCCACAAGTTTCTCCCGAGCACCATCGGCTACCTGCACCTGGCCTACTGGCCGACCGTGGGCGGGCTCTCTGCCGTGGCCGTCGCCCTGCTTTACACGCTCAGCGTGCCGGTGCACACGCCCCCCTGGCGGCACCTGCCGGGAGCCCTGCTGGCCACGGTGATCCTGATGGTGGGATCGGTGCTGCTGCGGCTCTACCTCAGCGCGTCGCTCGGGCAGGTCACGATCTACGGCTCCCTGGCCGCACCCATCGCGATCCTGGTGTGGTTCTGGGTGGTCGGGCTGGCCGTGCTCATCGGATCGGCGCTGAACGCCGAGATCGACTCCATGTGGCCGACCGAACGGACCGCCGCCGCGCGGGCCGAGTTGGCCGCTCGCAGCCACGCCCACACCTCACGCCTGGTCCAACGGCGCGAACAGGCGCTGCGCGACGTCAGCGGGGAAGAGCAGCCGTCCGGCGGGGAAGAGGCGTCCGAACCGGAGGTGCCCGAGCAGGAGGCGCCCGAGCAGGAGGCGCCCGCGGCGGGCGCTGGCGAGGGCAGCAGCGGCCGGGACACCGCGGACCGAACCCGCGACACTGCCAGGCCGGTGCCCCGGCAGGCGAGCGAAACGTGTGCCTCGCCGGGGCCAGCGCCGCCCGGTGAGGCGCCTGATGCGGCAGCGGCTGAACCGGCGTCGCGCCGGCCCGACGGCGGCGCCCCGGAGGATGTGGACGGCGAGAGTGCCGCCGGCCCCCACGCGGTAACTTCGGGCGGAGCCGACCGGAGGAAGAACTCGGCACCCGAGAACGAGGAACGCGAGTAA